From a single Bacteroidetes Order II. bacterium genomic region:
- a CDS encoding beta-glucosidase, whose translation MMYPKGFVWGCATSAYQIEGAAEEDGKGLSIWDTFSRMPGNVWQNQNGDRACDHYHRWQEDLNLIHSLGFQSYRFSLAWSRILPDGTGSVNEKGLDFYRRLTDGLLERGLIPNITLYHWDLPQALGERGGWVHPDSADWFVEYAGVVFNALGDRVPLWTTLNEPWVTAHEGYLMGNHAPGHRNKYETAKVVQNLLRASGKAIQLYKTIGHQQIGLVVNLEPKKPARSEKADVEVAALMDAYMNQQYLDPVYFGTFPEAVKAFYGAAWKEPTAEDWAWIYTQPDFLGINFYAQGLTAADPSDPLFGAQKVLQPRHTYTEMGWEVYAPALRELLVWVSERYGQPPIWITENGAAFYDPPVAFTDVVEDPLRVAYFSQHLQALQEAIRAGANVRGYYAWSLLDNFEWGYGYSKRFGIVHVDFETQKRTPKSSARFLQDHILRHTKG comes from the coding sequence ATGATGTATCCAAAAGGGTTTGTTTGGGGTTGTGCTACATCTGCCTATCAAATAGAAGGTGCCGCAGAAGAAGATGGAAAAGGGCTGAGTATTTGGGATACGTTTTCGAGGATGCCGGGCAATGTCTGGCAGAATCAAAACGGGGACCGTGCCTGTGATCATTACCACCGCTGGCAAGAAGACCTTAACCTGATCCATTCGCTGGGCTTCCAGTCCTATCGCTTTAGTTTGGCATGGAGCCGGATTTTGCCCGATGGCACGGGTTCCGTGAACGAAAAAGGGTTAGATTTCTACCGCCGTCTGACGGATGGCTTGCTTGAACGTGGCCTGATTCCCAATATCACCTTATATCATTGGGACTTGCCGCAAGCATTAGGTGAACGTGGTGGGTGGGTACATCCAGACAGTGCAGATTGGTTTGTTGAATATGCAGGAGTGGTCTTTAACGCGCTCGGAGACCGTGTTCCGCTCTGGACCACCCTCAATGAGCCTTGGGTGACGGCCCATGAAGGCTATTTGATGGGAAATCATGCACCCGGTCACCGCAATAAATACGAAACGGCAAAAGTGGTGCAGAACCTTTTGCGTGCAAGTGGAAAAGCCATTCAGTTGTATAAAACCATCGGACATCAGCAAATTGGATTGGTGGTGAATCTGGAGCCTAAAAAACCAGCTCGTTCAGAGAAAGCAGATGTGGAAGTGGCTGCACTGATGGATGCTTATATGAACCAACAGTACTTAGATCCTGTGTATTTCGGTACGTTTCCTGAAGCGGTAAAGGCGTTTTATGGTGCTGCATGGAAAGAGCCAACGGCTGAGGATTGGGCATGGATCTATACCCAACCGGACTTTCTTGGGATCAACTTTTATGCACAGGGTCTCACCGCTGCCGATCCTTCCGATCCTTTATTTGGTGCCCAAAAAGTACTGCAACCACGTCATACTTATACCGAAATGGGCTGGGAGGTATATGCTCCTGCACTCCGAGAACTTTTGGTATGGGTCAGCGAGCGATACGGCCAACCGCCTATCTGGATCACAGAAAACGGGGCGGCCTTTTACGACCCGCCAGTGGCTTTTACCGATGTTGTGGAGGATCCGCTTCGGGTGGCCTATTTCAGCCAACATTTGCAAGCCTTGCAAGAGGCCATTCGAGCGGGGGCAAATGTGCGGGGTTATTACGCATGGTCCTTACTGGATAACTTTGAGTGGGGATACGGTTATAGTAAACGGTTTGGTATTGTTCATGTGGATTTTGAAACCCAGAAGCGGACGCCAAAGTCGAGTGCTCGTTTTTTACAGGATCATATCCTTCGCCACACTAAAGGGTAA